One segment of Canis aureus isolate CA01 chromosome 27, VMU_Caureus_v.1.0, whole genome shotgun sequence DNA contains the following:
- the LOC144299999 gene encoding uncharacterized protein LOC144299999 isoform X2 encodes MWIYRGRNGFGRGQEDLSKAVASEFEESLKDSPPTSMVVSESSETVSSLDSFLITKFMENISEEEQISIIKVASELVTAIGRWRIFRMKFLKRKKPQVRKHNEAGINRRGSLVQLEYTCYFVD; translated from the exons ATGTGGATCTACAGAGGCAGAAATGGTTTTGGAAGAGGTCAAGAAG ATCTTTCCAAGGCTGTGGCGTCTGAGTTTGAAGAATCCTTGAAAGACTCTCCACCCACTTCTATG GTCGTCTCAGAAAGCAGCGAAACTG TTTCATCCTTGGATTCATTCCTCATAACAAAATTCATGGAAAACATCAGTGAGGAAGAACAAATCAGTATCATCAAG GTGGCCTCAGAACTAGTGACAGCG ATTGGGCGGTGGAGAATATTCAGGATGAAATTCCTGAAGAGGAAGAAACCTCAGGTCCGGAAGCACAATGAGGCGGGAATCAACAGGAGGGGGTCCCTGGTGCAGTTGGAGTATACCTGCTACTTTGTAGACTGA
- the LOC144299999 gene encoding uncharacterized protein LOC144299999 isoform X3 has translation MTRAKGRCSTEGTTLLTTLLRLLNSGEDDPQDLSKAVASEFEESLKDSPPTSMVVSESSETVSSLDSFLITKFMENISEEEQISIIKVASELVTAVRTLKQSLPVFSQEHQSDPGSSLE, from the exons atgacccgagccaaagggagatgctcaaccgaaGGAACCACCCTGCTGACCACATTATTACGGCTTTTAAATTCGGGTGAAGATGACCCACAAG ATCTTTCCAAGGCTGTGGCGTCTGAGTTTGAAGAATCCTTGAAAGACTCTCCACCCACTTCTATG GTCGTCTCAGAAAGCAGCGAAACTG TTTCATCCTTGGATTCATTCCTCATAACAAAATTCATGGAAAACATCAGTGAGGAAGAACAAATCAGTATCATCAAG GTGGCCTCAGAACTAGTGACAGCGGTACGTACCCTGAAGCAGTCTCTTCCTGTTTTTAGTCAGGAGCACCAATCTGATCCTGGGTCCTCACTGGAATGA
- the LOC144299999 gene encoding uncharacterized protein LOC144299999 isoform X1, giving the protein MTRAKGRCSTEGTTLLTTLLRLLNSGEDDPQDLSKAVASEFEESLKDSPPTSMVVSESSETVSSLDSFLITKFMENISEEEQISIIKVASELVTAIGRWRIFRMKFLKRKKPQVRKHNEAGINRRGSLVQLEYTCYFVD; this is encoded by the exons atgacccgagccaaagggagatgctcaaccgaaGGAACCACCCTGCTGACCACATTATTACGGCTTTTAAATTCGGGTGAAGATGACCCACAAG ATCTTTCCAAGGCTGTGGCGTCTGAGTTTGAAGAATCCTTGAAAGACTCTCCACCCACTTCTATG GTCGTCTCAGAAAGCAGCGAAACTG TTTCATCCTTGGATTCATTCCTCATAACAAAATTCATGGAAAACATCAGTGAGGAAGAACAAATCAGTATCATCAAG GTGGCCTCAGAACTAGTGACAGCG ATTGGGCGGTGGAGAATATTCAGGATGAAATTCCTGAAGAGGAAGAAACCTCAGGTCCGGAAGCACAATGAGGCGGGAATCAACAGGAGGGGGTCCCTGGTGCAGTTGGAGTATACCTGCTACTTTGTAGACTGA